The following are encoded in a window of Camarhynchus parvulus chromosome 1A, STF_HiC, whole genome shotgun sequence genomic DNA:
- the LOC115909980 gene encoding probable G-protein coupled receptor 19: MDNSSGPVLFILLLMQNTSSPKASFPPAGYEMAELPAPGAGPSRNHSLLEYGLRPGEIAAASVVWGVLWLISVMGNFLVCLVIHRSRRTQSTTNYFVVSMACADLVSSVGSAPFLLLQLSCGRWVLGSGVCRLVRYIQYLTPGVQLYVLLAISVDRCYTLIHPLNFRVSREKAKRMTLVSWLCGALFASPACFLYGSSSDHHCNFFLPSSELGVTSGVIHLSVLLLLIPSLLIICCYQKLFTYIWRSGTEDTAGRRTMNLVLRRKVKTAKLFFILVLNFLLSWLPFFMVQLWHPQETDYRKSSLLFLAITWISFSSSASKPILFYIYDANFRSGMLEICCMWKYPRSDIYAITASSRTAGNNHIIPAQPHQRLTCDAFNREVKEHEHARPGESNPTNTFAKRFSLL, from the coding sequence ATGGATAACAGCAGTGGTCCTGTTCTCTTTATCTTGCTCCTGATGCAGAACACGAGCAGCCCCAAagcctccttccctcctgctggcTATGAGATGGCAGAACTTccagcccctggtgctggcCCCAGCAGGAACCACTCTCTGCTAGAGTATGGGCTGAGGCCGGGGGAAATCGCAGCCGCCAGCGTGGTTTGGGGAGTGCTGTGGCTGATCTCTGTCATGGGAAACTTCCTGGTTTGCTTAGTGAtccacaggagcaggaggacacAGTCCACCACCAACTACTTTGTGGTGTCCATGGCCTGTGCAGACCTGGTGAGCAGCGTGGGGAGCGcgcccttcctgctgctgcagctgagctgcgGGCGGTGGGTGCTGGGCAGCGGCGTGTGCCGGCTGGTCAGGTACATCCAGTACCTCACACCCGGCGTCCAGCTCTACGTGCTCCTCGCCATCAGTGTGGATCGATGCTACACTCTCATCCATCCTCTGAATTTCAGAGTTTCCAGGGAGAAAGCCAAGAGAATGACTCTAGTCTCTTGGCTCTGTGGTGCTCTGTTTGCATCACCGGCCTGTTTTCTCTATGGCTCCAGCAGTGACCACCACTGCAACTTCTTCCTCCCCAGTTCTGAGCTAGGAGTCACCTCTGGTGTCATCCACCTCTCAGTGTTGTTGCTTTTGATCCCATCACTCCTCATTATCTGCTGCTACCAGAAACTCTTCACCTACATTTGGAGAAGTGGGACTGAGGACACAGCTGGAAGGAGGACAATGAATCTTGTCTtaagaagaaaagtgaaaactGCCAAGTTGTTTTTCATCTTAGTCTTGAATTTTCTTCTGTCCTGGCTGCCTTTCTTCATGGTACAGTTGTGGCACCCACAGGAAACAGACTACAGAAAGAGCTCCTTGCTTTTCCTGGCCATCACCTGGATCTCTTTCAGTTCCTCAGCCTCTAAACCAATCCTCTTCTACATCTATGATGCAAACTTCAGAAGTGGAATGCTAGAAATTTGTTGCATGTGGAAATACCCCAGAAGCGACATCTACGCCATTACCGCCAGTTCCAGGACAGCTGGAAATAATCACATTATCCCAGCCCAACCTCACCAAAGACTCACCTGTGATGCTTTTAACAGAGAAGTCAAGGAGCATGAGCATGCCAGGCCTGGTGAGTCCAATCCCACAAATACATTTGCCAAGAGGTTTTCGTTACTTTGA
- the MRPS35 gene encoding 28S ribosomal protein S35, mitochondrial isoform X1 encodes MAARAGRCCRAGLSGGALLSQALLSQAVLSRAAGGAPVTPRWGRAALSSAPAVSGREGPQAREGSVRRRGRTPQFTAPPRTERMAVDQDWSSVYPTAAAFKPASVPLPIRMGYPVKRGVPPPKEGNLELIKIPNFLHLTPPAIKKHCAALKDFCTEWPSALDSDEKCEQHFPIEVETVDYVSSGTSIRNPKARVVTLRVKLSNLNLDDHAKKKLIKLVGERYCQETDVLTITTDRCPLRRQNYDYGMHLLTVLYHESWKTEKWESEKSEEDMEEYIWENSCSQKNALDTLLRIKASENVSNVTKEELLASEVVKNYRNSVIALKNEGETESNMSQYKESVKKLLNIQA; translated from the exons ATGGCGGCGCGGGCCGGGCGGTGCTGCCGGGCCGGGCTGAGCGGCggggccctgctgtcccaggctctgctgtcccaggccGTGCTGTCCCGGGCCGCCGGCGGGGCCCCGGTCACGCCTCGATGGGGACGCGCCGCTTTGTCGTCGGCGCCCGCGGTGAGCGGCAGGGAAGGGCCGCAGGCTCGGGAAG gcTCAGTAAGGAGAAGAGGCAGGACACCACAGTTT ACTGCACCTCCCAGGACAGAGAGGATGGCTGTGGATCAGGACTGGAGCAGTGTGTAcccaacagcagctgccttcaAACCTGCCTCTGTGCCTCTCCCAATCCGAATGGGTTACCCAGTGAAGAGAGGAGTGCCTCCACCAAAAGAAGGCAACCTAGAGCTTATCAAG ATCCCCAATTTTTTGCATCTTACTCCTCCTGCAATTAAGAAGCACTGTGCAGCTCTTAAAG ATTTCTGCACTGAATGGCCCAGTGCTCTGGACAGTGATGAGAAATGTGAGCAGCATTTTCCCATTGAAGTTGAAACAGTAGATTATGTTTCTTCAGGGACTTCTATTCGGAATCCCAAAGCAAGAGTGGTGACCTTAAGA GTTAAACTTTCTAACCTGAATTTGGATGACCATGCAAAGAAGAAGCTCATTAAGCTCGTGGGGGAGCGGTACTGTCAGGAGACAGATGTGCTCACAATTACAACAGACAG GTGTCCCCTAAGAAGACAGAACTATGACTATGGCATGCACCTGCTCACAGTTCTGTACCACGAATCCTGG aaaactgaGAAGTGGGAGAGTGAGAAGTCTGAAGAAGACATGGAAGAATATATCTGGGAAAACAGTTGTTCTCAGAAAAATGCCTTGGACACACTGCTTCGAataaaagcttcagaaaatgTCAGTAATGTCACtaaggaggagctgctggcatctgaAGTggttaaaaattacagaaactCAGTCATTGCGCTTAAAAATGAAGGTGAAACAGAAAGTAACATGTCTCAGTATAAAGAATCTGTGAAGAAACTACTGAATATACAAGCGTGA
- the MRPS35 gene encoding 28S ribosomal protein S35, mitochondrial isoform X2, with protein MGTRRFVVGARGSVRRRGRTPQFTAPPRTERMAVDQDWSSVYPTAAAFKPASVPLPIRMGYPVKRGVPPPKEGNLELIKIPNFLHLTPPAIKKHCAALKDFCTEWPSALDSDEKCEQHFPIEVETVDYVSSGTSIRNPKARVVTLRVKLSNLNLDDHAKKKLIKLVGERYCQETDVLTITTDRCPLRRQNYDYGMHLLTVLYHESWKTEKWESEKSEEDMEEYIWENSCSQKNALDTLLRIKASENVSNVTKEELLASEVVKNYRNSVIALKNEGETESNMSQYKESVKKLLNIQA; from the exons ATGGGGACGCGCCGCTTTGTCGTCGGCGCCCGCG gcTCAGTAAGGAGAAGAGGCAGGACACCACAGTTT ACTGCACCTCCCAGGACAGAGAGGATGGCTGTGGATCAGGACTGGAGCAGTGTGTAcccaacagcagctgccttcaAACCTGCCTCTGTGCCTCTCCCAATCCGAATGGGTTACCCAGTGAAGAGAGGAGTGCCTCCACCAAAAGAAGGCAACCTAGAGCTTATCAAG ATCCCCAATTTTTTGCATCTTACTCCTCCTGCAATTAAGAAGCACTGTGCAGCTCTTAAAG ATTTCTGCACTGAATGGCCCAGTGCTCTGGACAGTGATGAGAAATGTGAGCAGCATTTTCCCATTGAAGTTGAAACAGTAGATTATGTTTCTTCAGGGACTTCTATTCGGAATCCCAAAGCAAGAGTGGTGACCTTAAGA GTTAAACTTTCTAACCTGAATTTGGATGACCATGCAAAGAAGAAGCTCATTAAGCTCGTGGGGGAGCGGTACTGTCAGGAGACAGATGTGCTCACAATTACAACAGACAG GTGTCCCCTAAGAAGACAGAACTATGACTATGGCATGCACCTGCTCACAGTTCTGTACCACGAATCCTGG aaaactgaGAAGTGGGAGAGTGAGAAGTCTGAAGAAGACATGGAAGAATATATCTGGGAAAACAGTTGTTCTCAGAAAAATGCCTTGGACACACTGCTTCGAataaaagcttcagaaaatgTCAGTAATGTCACtaaggaggagctgctggcatctgaAGTggttaaaaattacagaaactCAGTCATTGCGCTTAAAAATGAAGGTGAAACAGAAAGTAACATGTCTCAGTATAAAGAATCTGTGAAGAAACTACTGAATATACAAGCGTGA